The region CAACTATTTGCTACGTACTATACACGTACTATAGACAGAGTGAATCCGGAAAATATGCAAATGAAAGAAGTGTTTAGACATTCCGGTTTATGCCTAAAGTAGGTCTCACATCTGGGTGTAAATTTTGTTTGCAGCTAGATAAAAGTTGTTTTGATTCAATTAGTTTACTTACGTTCTTGTTTTAAAATGTTAGAATACCTCGATTCGTTTTCTGCACCAGATTCTGATTCAGATGCTGAATTTGAAGCTATATCTGAATATTTTGAGTATGATGTCACTTGAAAAATACTTGGGTGTataacaattaaataaaatcGAGAGAGATTGAGggtttttaatttgaaattattctaaTTGAAACAAAATCTGGCGAAAAAATCATTGATACCTTGTTTATCGCATTTGAATTCATAAGTGTATTCATGGAAGGATAGATTGTTTCAtgaatttcaagatttttcgatatttcgaaaatctgAAATTCGTCTGGGTCTATCTAgaatcttgaattattgaattcggGAGCGTAATCATGTTTAAACACTTCCCTTATTTTTCTCCGTAGAATCGAacgcaatcataaaaaaaaatagatttctaatttgaaaatcgaaagttttgAGTAGGGAATGGTTTAACTCGACGGAAGGACCTTAAAACTTGACATTTACTTATGTCGCGATTAAGATCTTTGATAGATATATCTTTCTTTCTTCATGTTCATCATAACATTAACAATTATTGCAATCAATAACTAACAGTCTGGTATGCTTCTCTTTTCAGGAAAAATGTCATCAATACTGGCCAAGCGATAGGTCTGTTAGATACCAATGCTTCGTGGTGGACCCCATCGCAGAGTATAATATGCCGCAATATATCCTTAGAGAATTCAAGGTTACTGATGCCAGAGATGGATCATCCAGAACCGTTAGACAGTTCCAGTTCACCGATTGGCCAGAACAGGGTGTACCCAAATCCGGAGATGGATTCATCGATTTCATCGgacaagttcacaaaactaaggAACAATTTGGACAAGATGGACCAATCACAGTCCATTGCAGGTGAGTTAAATCATATTGGTCCATTCAAATTTGGAATTGTAAACAtccaatattaaaattgtttttttttcatctaacTAGCGCTGGAGTAGGGAGAACTGGAGTGTTTATAACTTTGAGTATTGTGTTGGAAAGAATGCAGTATGAAGGAGTAGTAGATGTTTTTCAGACAGCTCGAATATTGCGTACTCAAAGACCAGCTATGGTACAAACCGAAGTAAGTATTGAATTCCTTGTTTTGGATGATTTCACtggaaatgttttatttttttcttcaacaaaattacAAGCTTTTAAGGTGTCAATTCTTTTGATAATGACAATTCTGAAACTTCTATAAAATCTAAGCGTATAAGAGGCAATTGTATGAAATCGGGTGAAAAAtatcatataataaaatacaactGCTTATTAATTTATACAATTTTGCTTTTGAGTCTATCGAAAGtaaaaaaatcaagagaaaatcaCTGACTCAAAGCCTTGGAAACTATATAGGTATAAATTCTGCAATTTGTGGATGAATACAAGCTCTTGACTTTAGTGcttttctcttaatttttttttcgatataatgcttgaattttctgtttctaGTGAAGCTataaacacgaaattttgcgcTTTTTTTAAAACGATAAAGTATAGCCATAATTGCAATTTAATGACATTAtgtatacaggttgtttcaaattaagtcggcacaaTTGCTAACTgcttattattgatgctacgatgtcggttaaatgggcaaactagtagcatttttagtcttcttctcgatgccgaaaacaaaacaaaaattgacagtcgcgttgtcaaaatatttcataaaatgatattttttttaatggaacaccctatattttttcatgtatttCGATTCgaaataacattctcaacaacaaagctgatatcacctttcttcctaaagtggaaaatgagcgacttattttgaaatatttatttctttcactagtacaaaaatttatttgttttggcgaataaacctcatgattgtccattgtacttatacgaatgacaatattttgttaataatagcaaaataagacagtaaaaggaaaaaagtgcgctgggatgtgaactcgtgaaacccgtgatcatcatgtaGCACCACTCAATCGATACCACTAAGCTTTTTGATATTAATAGAAAAAACGATgatttccatcttaaagccattccactagccgcattcattttgtgaatcaatagtgtcaaaAGAAGGgctcaaatatgtgttcaacaagaaggcggtgtttttgaccatttactcgatattttatagctctttatcaaatccgtttgttataaatgtttcccatcaatacaactgtcttattttcacctttacgaaaaaaagtcaaatgagctttgttgttgagaatgttattacgaatcgaaatgcatgaagaaatatagggtgtttcattgaaaaaaatatcattttatgaaatatgacAACACGACTgtcattttttgtttgttttcggcatcgagaagaccactaaaaatgctactagtttgcccattcaACCGACATCGTAGAATCAATAAtgacggagttagcaatggttccgacttaatttgaaacaccctgtatatacggtTTGTAAtcggctgttttttttttataaaaaatatatctggTATAAGCAAATTACatcattaatgaataattatgttTCAGGATCAGTACCAGTTTTGCTACAGAGCTGCTCTTGAATACCTGGGTTCCTTCGACCATTACACCAATTGATTTGTTGGTACTTATTCTTCGAGCAGACAATAAAGTCCTTCCCCTTCACTCCACCCGCATAATATCATTATTTTGTTAGCGAAATTACTACTGCCAAGGGAAACCTAGACAATTGGATATTGTCCGCCAGGCGGTCAGTTATCATCTCTATGCATTTAGTAAAAATCCTAGTGTGTGTAAATTATGTGCCTAACattcaaataattaatgaaagaGAAGAAATATCTGTATCAGAAAAAAGTGTGTGTgactaaaaaaaaactcgattCATTGGAAAAAAATGGATATATCGCGCGGCTTCTTGAATGATGTGTAATTGACATATGTTTTACTATGTATtagtttttcgatttttttatacCCTTTTGATGTTGTATAAAGTCTTGTAGATTCTTTTTAAAATCTCATTTTTTCATCTGTTTCttcaacattttaatttttggtGAAACCTAGAAAGTTTAAATACAAATAACTTAATGTAGATTTAATTTAAACGCAAATGATCTCTCCATGATTTTTTATGGTGAAacctaaaaattcaatttacctATCACACATACTTCTTTTATTTATGcaactattttgaataattcaaatctTACTCTAATTAGATTATAGATGCAGATTGTAATCTGCATCACTCAGAATATGTCAGATCCAAAATTACCACCGGCAGCTAAATTTATCATACAGTATATTACTTGAAGCACAATGAACATTCcatttttcaaatcaataaaGGTTTCACCAAAtggatatttttgttttttgatacTCTTCATCACTGTTTGATATTGTTTATACATGatttatatacattttttactgaatttttcTACAACttgatgtatattatattatatttcattatttttgatttagTACTATATATCTTAAATTGTATACCTTGTTAGAAAGTATCCCAAGATTTGAAGATATTGCTATTTGAtagaaacttcattttcaatttctctAAATACCACAACATATCCTATTCCCTATTTTTTTCGTCGAATATTATTTTAGAGTAAGTTATAATGAAGATGAAGTTTTATATCAAGAGGATAATTGATAAACATGAAAGAATACAGTCTTATGAAATATTTGTTCCAAAATTATAAGCatttaaattatttccaattcaATTCTTTAGCATCAgaaaataactcaatatttctgaaaaaaaaaataattttatatttttcattgtaataTATGCTGTTATTAAGTTCAATAATTTACATGGTAATATTactcttttttcaaattattttcaaatctgaGGAATTAGATACTTATCAGCTATTAGTTATAAGTATGAATTGTTATATTCCCTGTAACTTCTTATCAttgatttttgattaattactGAGTAATGTCATTCAGACTGATCTTTGATTAATTGTTTTGTaattatattttgtaataaAACACAATCGTTGTAGCACTGGAATGAAtggaattttgaagaaaataaaattctagaTTTTAGTTAGTGTTTGTTCTTTagttataaggtgtgtgaataagtctttcccgttttttttcaaattttgagcctttattgtgaaaaaatggttacaaatgaattattgaaagtattggccatcgctagctacaaattttccccatctttctggcaacatacgaatcccgttgcgaaaaaattcgaccggtttggcctctatccagtcatccacccattttttggcttcctcgtaggaatggaagtgctggtcagccaggccatgcgtcatcgatctgaagagatggtaatcagacggagcaatgtctggactatacggcgggtggggtaggacttcccatttgagcgtttctaagtatgttttcaccggctgtgcaacatgtgggcgagcattgtcatgttgcaaaataactttgtcgtgcctgtcggagtattgtggccgtttttctcgcaatgcgcggctcaaacgcatcaattgtcgtcgatagacctcgcctgtgatcctttcattcggtttcagaagctcatagtaaaccacacctagctggtcccaccatatacagagcatgagcttggcgccatgaatatttggcttggccgtcgatgatgatgcatggccgggtagtccccatgattttcttcgcttctgattatcgtaacggatccacttttcatcgccagtcacgctacgatgcagaaaaccctttcttttatgtcgctgaagcagctgtttgcaagtgaaaaaacgccgttcgacgtctctcagcttcagttcgtacggcacccaatttccttgcttttggatctttcccatggctttcaaacgcttggaaatggttgttcggtcaactcccaatgcttcagcaagttcttcttgcgtttgacacgaatcttcatcaagcaaagtcgccaattcttgatcttcaaagatttgcggccgcccggaacgctccttgtcttccacgtcgaaatcgccacttttgaagcgtcgaaaccatccgcgaacacttgaatcatcgacacaaccttctccataagcttcctgaagcaaccgatgcgcctcggcagcagatttcttcaaattgaaccaataaagtgaaacttcccgcaaatgacgtcgactcggctcaaatttcgacattttcacgatttcaaaaatttatgatgcgaaaaaatttcaactaatgtgttagtgtggaattgttgacagatgaataagctttgattatgacatatgtaaccattaaatactcgcacagtattggtggcgccatctcttacaaaaaacggtaaagacttattcacacacctgatacaatatggataaaaatttttcttccaAGTTTACAAAAGATGAGGAAGATCTGAGTGCTCAAAAATACATTTcagattattcaaaaaaacttttgttTGGTATCTACTAACTGTCAGAAAATCCTTCTAACGGACTCAACAGTAATATTTAGTTTCAATAGTTATGTTTGAGCTGCAGATATGGGGTTTGCGTTGAACATGCAAGCATGAAATCTCCATCCCTTGCGTGTTAtgggtttgatttttatgaaatttggtatagatattcaaattggaaaaatgtACTGTAGACGGATTTTTCAAGTGCAATAGTAAGGACCCATAATCCACTGGTTTCCTTTCActcatgaaaatatatcaaagcaatattaattaaatattacTTATATCCTTGCCAATACATGCTACATTGAATGGACATAATtggaaatattcaaagaaattgTAAATGTAACTTTTATTCCtattaaaatatatcacaattctgTGGGGTCCACAAGAGCTATTAACTAATATAGATCACCTATTTTCAAACTCTGTCCTAATATTACTATTACCATTGAATCAAATTTTACAAACCAAGGTAAGTGTGAAAACTATGATTCTCATTTAATTAGAACAAAAGACTGACCGATAAAGATATATTCAAGAATTCTTTTGAATATTCACTCAACTTGTTAATTTTCAACAGTAAAACTAATGgataattataattatcattTAGTTCTCATCTGTCACACTTCTATGATATTAATGAAATTCTTACATTACAAAAAAGATTTGCAAACAGCATTTCATACTAATTACGAGTTGTAGATCTCTTATCGATTTACACTGAGTGACATaattaaaaattacaaattttttcagtttggtaccacaaaaatttttcgaaagaatatCTATGTAGGCTGattaaaatgaattattgaaatcttGAATCCACTGCCAAACAGCCAATAGCAACATCAATAGGTTGATACCTCCATTcagtttcattcaaaaatttcatctgTTCTCTTAATACAAACATTCTATCTTGATGCATTTCCTGAACACTTTGTTTAGCTTCGTTATCAATAGCTTCTTCCAATGCAGCTATTTTCAATATCTTCTCTGCCTTATTTGATACAGCTATAATAACACCAGTAACACCTGTCCCGTCTAGAATGGGTGTCCTGGTAACATTGTCGTCATACATAGGGGTTGAAGGTTGAGCAGGGTTAGACATTCTTAAAATGTTATTGAAGAAAGCTAGAATGCAATACACAAGGCGTAAACACTGTGGTAAGCACAAGCAGGAGTGTTTACAACTTATCTGTCAATTCTGACATAAATACATTTTGACAAATAACCTAAATAGTCGGTGCAATAAAGCACAGATAACGTAAAACTTTTATGGCGGTGATTTCCTAAttcaaatcatttctgtgttcaatttcagttaatTTTTTAACACTTTCCTTCCATCCTCCCTAAATTTTAAACTACAATCAAGTAGTTGATCgatcaatcaaagttttatgaaactcgTAGTTGGTTCTATGTTCAGAATCAATTTCAGTAATCCGATTCCTTCAAGAatgttatttcttgaatttcattCGTTTTCTTTTATGAATTTGATAATGTTAATCAGAAAATTTCTAtgattaaatattttcaatgattaattTTGTCTCAGATTTTCTGTAGAGctctataaaattcgaaacaataggtatatatatatatattcttttgagaaagagcaaatacaaaatattaatttcaaacaatcaagcatatgtgtcgatgaatctcagtattagcagaggaaatgtaacggggcatcatacatttcaacgtatgatacaagagaacagataaaaacctcagcaaaaactctgtctccccgtatcggtgtagtgactggtttgtgtaaacgtttacagaataagctgacataatttatattgaaggacttcctcttcaaccaaaacaaaatttcctttatcaaTAGGTAACAAATTATTAGTGTAAAATCTTGAACTACACTGACCTTTATTACCTTCAACTCATTGAATTAAATTTAGATGCCATTTAAGAAAGATTCTCTTCATtatgtcataaaaaaataattttgcctCTAGTTTAAATTCCAAGTTGTTgatcaagagaaaaaattttactaataacattttattcattcatttattttatcagATATTTCAATAGTAACGTTGATGATAACAAAAAAGGGGACAACaacacatttaaaaaaaattggccttaaaaattaataaaataagaatATAATTCAGATGCACATATTAACTCATATATAATAATTGAccttaaaattgaaatatctcacaTGATCGtcacataaaaaaatttctagaTAAATAAAAACCCCACATAACCTTTTAAGCACAAGATAGACAAAGATTAAAGAGTTTTTATGTCAGTTTAGATCGACGTAATTGTGTAAGGTAGTTGCGCTGTACAGGCTTGTGGAGCGCAAGCTGTTCAAGAGCTTGATCAATGGTGAACCATTGCCTCTTCCTTCCAATATTAATCGAGTCTTCCCATTCATCCAATTCTTGTGTCACAGTCATAACGTAAACTTCTGTTCGATCTTTTTGTTCAAGATTCTGAAAgaggaaaaaatcattaaaaatatgAAGTATTTCAATCAACATAGGGATTCTGCGTGAATAATGAGAGTCCTTACTTCAAAAACACCTAAGCTTCTTCCCAATTTACCAATAACTCCTGCCTCTTCTAATACTTCACGAGTTGCAGTTACACTGGCTTCTTCTTCTGGCTCCACTCCTCCACCAGGTACAATCCATTTTTCAGGCTTACGACTGGAGGTAACCAAAAGGACCTAAATAATgaaacaatataaaaattaaaaaaaacattataatgAGTAAAATGAACATATTCAACATTTAGCTTGCTTATTAATATTAGATAACAATTATATCCAGCCCAACTTGAATGAATTCGCAAAACAGAATGAATGCCTTCATAAAGTTGACATATGCTATTAGCataaaagaattgaagaaaaattgtagacATGCCAATTTGTATTTAAATGAAGTTAACAGCATCCTTATTGCCAATGTTGATAAAGTTAAAgaaaaatgacaaaaattaGTAACAATGAGGAATTTTGCagtgaaattttttcctttattactCATCATTGAGTTTGCATATTATGATGATACAATTATTCAAATGATGGTCTTTTGAAAATTCCAATTGGAATTGAATAATGACTCAAAGATCAGACATACCTGTACTTCTCAATTTGTGAAGAATTGAGCAATTGCTTTAGACAATGAGATACTGCATATTGAAAAGGTTTCAAGGTTCCACATTTGAAACAAGAAACCAACATTCAATCTTGTTCAGATCATATTACAGAGGTAATTCTACCCTAATAAATTCTTATATTGATCTTTTGATGACTAAAGGTATCAAGGTTCACCTGACAACAATTAGGTGTTATCAATATCTGGCTCAACTGTTAATTcacaaataataaacaatatttttgtGTGAAGTCATCAATATTTCTCACAAACAATCCAAGAGGACAGGCAAAGAtttaaaatgtcaaaataattgaTTCTTATTGAATCTTGCATATGAATCTTTTTTATAGAGAACTTCAATTTTGGAAGTACAGTTCAGACTATTTGAATAAAGCAGAGGATTTGTTTCGTTCTAAGTCAAAAAGAAGCATTTCAAAATTGTCATGGGTTAAAAAAAATGGAAGGGATATCAGTGAaacaaattatataaaaaatcaacattgtttgaaagttattacaactagtttttaaaaaattacctcagtTTCATCCTCTGAACGAACGCATATGCATGCAGCCCTGCGTCTAAAACCTTCTTCGTCGTAAATACGGATGGAGTTCGGCTTTTCTTTAACCATTGTGGGTTTTCtctaatgaataaaaattaacgAATTTATAAATTAATTAACTCAAATTAACCGAAAAGTTAATTCTACTGGACAGCCATAGCcgttttaaatgaaaatatcacacTTTCTCTACATCACAAATGAGCCATTTCAAGTTAACCTGAACGCAACATTTACACACGATAACTTGAAATAAATAcactttcaataaataaaatacggATTTCTAGCTATAAGCTAGCTGTACCGCAACAATTCACAATCCATCTTCAGAGGATTGACTTTTCCAAAAGTCGCTGACCCTTGAGAACTGGCGGAAAACTGTCGGGAAAATgacgagttttctgtttttgacATTTTGTTTCAATAATGATACTCTGTGAACGTGAGTGCACTGCGATCTACGGTTATGTGAACCGGCATTTGCGATTTAAAATTTAACCAGTATATTCAAATTAGAAGTTTTGAAGGCAAATTAAAACTGGTTGGTTAAAcattccgaaaatattttgaattttcttttcgaaaaaaaatattttcgtatttttcaatgatatttaaaaatttttaaataaagaattaagtgaaatatttaaaatttaatatttcggAATAAGTAAATTATTCTATTGTTAACAAAATTCAAACTATTCCGAATTAATATCTCCAATAACACAACTAACATCAATTGATTGTACGGtttgatataagaaaaattgttCTAGAATAATTATAGATGTCCAATTTTCAACACAGTTGTTTTTTATCTTCTTAGAAATATTAATTAGATTCatgaatgaattttcaattttttttaatggttttgaaatattatgttttcAATACTCTTACTAGcgaaaaacaatataaaattaaataggTACCTACCTTTTTACTCGTAACAGCCgacttgaatattttctttgaaaaattatatattcacAATCACTGATGATACTCACAAATGTTTCTTTCTGAATAACCTCACGAGACTAAAACCGAACTACGACAGCTATAGCAAGTTGGGAATTTTACTTATTATCTATCAATTAGTTCTTAATGGAAAAAGGATGACAAACTAATACATAAATATCTCAAACTCTCAGATAAATAAATTCTTCAACCACTAGTTCTATTTTTTTGTAGAATGATGCCCTATTTGGTTAAGAGGGTAATTAGAGCATTGCAAACAAAAATGAGTCTTTCAGATCTGATCATTTAACAACTATAGATTGTGAAACATCAGTGAAACAACAAATAGGTTTggttttattattaaaaatactaaaacaaaaacaacattttcgataatttcatttatctctAACAACGGCCAAAAATATCCAAACAGATGCAATGAACGCTGGTTGTGCTTCCACTTGAACTGCTAAAGAAAACTCAACATCAGTACCCTCTTGGAAATAAACTCCATACATTTTGACCTTCTTAATGATGGTAGATATATTCGTGTATGGGACGTTCAGAATATAACCGCAAACCTGCaacaaataaacataaacacatataataatatagggttttccaataagaggtttcattttgaataacccgctatctggga is a window of Harmonia axyridis chromosome 2, icHarAxyr1.1, whole genome shotgun sequence DNA encoding:
- the LOC123674029 gene encoding diphosphoinositol polyphosphate phosphohydrolase 2, which encodes MVKEKPNSIRIYDEEGFRRRAACICVRSEDETEVLLVTSSRKPEKWIVPGGGVEPEEEASVTATREVLEEAGVIGKLGRSLGVFENLEQKDRTEVYVMTVTQELDEWEDSINIGRKRQWFTIDQALEQLALHKPVQRNYLTQLRRSKLT